One stretch of Bradyrhizobium canariense DNA includes these proteins:
- a CDS encoding branched-chain amino acid ABC transporter permease, with protein MMEIVLVSLFNGLVYGMLLFMLASGLTLIFSMMGVLNFAHASIYMIGAYLAFTVSRFIGFFPALIIAPILCGLIGAAIEVWGLRRVHHNGHIAELLFTFGLVFIVQRGVQMIWGMLPMAYRVPPSLDFPLFTIYGANFPAYRGFMLLVSVGMLVATWVLLKKTRIGLVIQAALTHPQMASALGHNVPRVFTIVFAGGCLLAGLAGVIGGNYQTTEPGMADAMGPIVFVVVVFGGLGSLAGCFIASILMGLIQTFAVVINYSLLDLIKPLGIAVSGDNLFTEILTVPVARIGALLPFAMMIVMLLFRPRGLMGTRDT; from the coding sequence TGACGCTGATTTTCAGCATGATGGGCGTGCTGAATTTCGCCCATGCCAGCATCTACATGATCGGGGCGTATCTGGCATTCACCGTCAGTCGGTTCATCGGCTTCTTCCCGGCCCTCATTATCGCACCGATCCTTTGCGGGCTGATCGGCGCCGCCATCGAGGTGTGGGGCCTGCGCCGCGTTCATCATAACGGGCATATCGCCGAGCTACTGTTCACGTTCGGCCTCGTGTTCATCGTCCAGCGTGGCGTGCAGATGATCTGGGGCATGCTGCCGATGGCGTATCGCGTGCCGCCGAGCCTCGATTTTCCGCTCTTCACCATCTATGGCGCCAACTTCCCGGCCTATCGCGGCTTCATGCTGCTGGTTTCCGTGGGTATGCTGGTGGCGACATGGGTGTTGCTGAAGAAAACCCGCATCGGCCTTGTCATCCAGGCGGCCCTGACGCATCCGCAAATGGCGAGCGCGCTCGGCCACAATGTGCCCCGGGTATTCACCATCGTCTTTGCCGGCGGCTGTCTGCTCGCGGGGCTCGCAGGCGTGATCGGTGGAAACTATCAAACCACCGAGCCGGGCATGGCGGACGCGATGGGGCCGATTGTCTTTGTCGTCGTCGTGTTCGGCGGTCTTGGTTCGCTCGCCGGTTGCTTCATCGCCTCCATCCTGATGGGACTGATCCAGACCTTCGCCGTCGTGATCAATTATTCGCTGCTCGATCTCATCAAGCCGCTCGGCATCGCGGTCTCCGGTGACAATCTGTTCACGGAAATCCTGACCGTTCCGGTCGCCCGCATCGGTGCGCTGCTGCCGTTCGCGATGATGATCGTGATGCTGCTGTTTCGGCCGCGCGGCCTGATGGGAACGCGCGACACATGA